One genomic region from Methanonatronarchaeum thermophilum encodes:
- a CDS encoding D-aminoacyl-tRNA deacylase, protein MTIIIYISKEDPASYNIKERLLDKTEWTVEGVFRDGEVFKNDKYLMVVGDRHIDQNGLDKELRENGIDADCIVFPSRHSSDNGDKLLSIHTPGNLGDEASVGGNPREISCSEPNRIKIALNTLKQLSKKTDYKTSLEATHHGPSNIEIPTLFIEIGSGEDEWRDPVAGEIVAETILNIRDVEKPPINGVSVGGGHYAPEQTRLLLETNIGLGHIMPDYAFDPEMLELMIKKTPGCRFIHLCGDKIDRNQVSMFEIPVYREGEIRDLEPIDPDYWDIFIQNASENSKPIYTGKKQYNKFKLVKINQKLINMAQRVDSKPKGFKDCLNSFEIIYYKRKNGTITNKFFVPSKGFKDRIEKLINCAIKTIEQEKPIEVSREDGHIQITVTEKKFNPDKAISLGIEKNKFGVLSGGRELEIEGKTITPAMVHNINKKTINVKYPPKVLDEVGPGLNLN, encoded by the coding sequence TTGACGATAATAATTTATATTTCTAAGGAAGACCCAGCCAGTTATAACATCAAAGAAAGATTATTGGATAAAACAGAATGGACTGTTGAAGGTGTTTTTAGGGATGGAGAGGTATTTAAAAACGATAAGTATCTGATGGTTGTTGGAGATAGGCATATCGATCAAAATGGGCTTGATAAGGAGTTAAGGGAAAACGGTATCGATGCAGATTGTATTGTTTTTCCATCTAGACACAGTAGTGATAATGGCGATAAACTCCTGTCGATACATACACCAGGAAATTTAGGAGATGAGGCAAGTGTTGGTGGGAATCCAAGAGAGATTTCTTGTTCAGAGCCTAATCGAATAAAAATAGCTCTGAATACACTAAAACAACTTTCTAAAAAAACTGATTACAAAACGTCTCTAGAAGCTACACACCATGGTCCATCCAATATAGAGATACCAACATTGTTCATTGAGATAGGTAGTGGTGAAGATGAGTGGCGTGACCCGGTCGCAGGGGAGATTGTAGCTGAAACCATATTGAATATCAGAGATGTTGAAAAACCTCCTATAAATGGGGTTAGTGTTGGAGGAGGTCATTATGCACCTGAACAAACCCGTCTTTTGTTAGAAACAAACATCGGTTTAGGACATATAATGCCGGATTATGCATTTGACCCTGAAATGCTTGAGTTGATGATAAAAAAAACACCGGGATGTAGATTCATACATCTATGTGGAGATAAAATCGATAGAAACCAAGTGTCAATGTTTGAAATCCCTGTATATCGTGAGGGAGAGATTAGAGATCTAGAGCCAATCGACCCGGATTATTGGGATATTTTTATCCAAAATGCTTCAGAGAACTCAAAACCGATATACACCGGTAAAAAACAATACAATAAATTTAAACTTGTTAAAATAAATCAAAAACTAATTAACATGGCTCAAAGAGTTGATTCAAAACCTAAAGGCTTTAAAGATTGCTTAAATAGTTTTGAAATCATTTATTATAAAAGAAAAAATGGAACAATAACGAACAAGTTCTTTGTTCCTTCGAAAGGTTTTAAAGATAGAATTGAAAAATTAATAAACTGTGCTATTAAAACTATAGAACAAGAAAAACCCATAGAGGTATCAAGGGAGGACGGACACATACAAATTACAGTAACCGAAAAGAAATTTAATCCTGACAAAGCAATCTCGCTTGGCATTGAAAAAAACAAGTTTGGAGTCCTCTCTGGAGGCAGAGAACTAGAGATAGAAGGTAAAACTATAACACCTGCTATGGTACATAATATAAATAAAAAAACGATTAATGTAAAATACCCTCCCAAGGTCCTCGATGAAGTAGGCCCGGGTTTAAATTTAAATTAG
- a CDS encoding ribose 1,5-bisphosphate isomerase, whose product MEVSKTAEKIKKMEIRGAGDIARATARALRDTAKKSDATNLEELKKDIDEASETLLSSRPTAVSLPNSIRLITKNLKQYQTLNEGRNDVIERANRFIERSKKSLETLGRIGSKRIRDGDTILTHCNSEAALSIIKTADKTKNIKVIATESRPRLQGKITARELAENNIPVTLIVDSAVRSAMKNVDIVVVGADAIGVNGAVANKIGTSQIALAANEARVTFMVAAETYKFSPKTAVGEPIKIEERSEKEVWEKCPNNICISNPAFDFTPPEYIDLICTEIGMISPHMSYSILKEEFDWTIEELKNE is encoded by the coding sequence ATGGAAGTTTCTAAAACTGCTGAAAAAATCAAAAAAATGGAGATTAGAGGTGCAGGAGACATAGCTCGAGCCACAGCCCGAGCACTACGTGATACGGCTAAAAAATCTGACGCAACTAATTTAGAAGAACTTAAAAAAGATATAGATGAAGCTAGTGAAACCTTACTATCCTCAAGACCTACGGCAGTATCGCTACCCAACTCAATTAGGTTGATAACTAAAAACCTAAAACAATATCAAACTTTAAATGAAGGCCGTAATGACGTAATAGAACGCGCAAACCGATTTATTGAGAGATCTAAAAAATCACTGGAAACCCTAGGTCGGATTGGCAGTAAACGAATACGAGACGGCGACACCATTTTAACTCACTGTAACTCTGAAGCTGCATTATCAATAATCAAGACCGCAGACAAAACAAAAAACATAAAAGTGATCGCCACCGAATCAAGACCCAGACTCCAAGGTAAGATAACTGCACGTGAACTAGCCGAAAACAACATCCCTGTAACATTAATAGTCGATTCCGCTGTCAGGTCAGCAATGAAAAATGTAGATATAGTTGTCGTAGGTGCAGATGCAATAGGAGTTAACGGAGCAGTTGCAAACAAAATCGGTACATCCCAGATAGCTTTAGCCGCAAACGAAGCAAGAGTAACATTTATGGTTGCAGCTGAAACATACAAATTCTCACCTAAAACAGCTGTTGGAGAGCCAATCAAAATAGAAGAAAGATCAGAAAAAGAAGTATGGGAAAAATGTCCAAACAACATCTGCATAAGCAACCCAGCATTTGATTTCACACCACCAGAATACATAGACCTCATATGCACCGAAATAGGGATGATATCCCCCCACATGTCATACTCAATACTCAAAGAAGAATTCGATTGGACAATCGAAGAACTAAAAAACGAATAA
- a CDS encoding macro domain-containing protein, which produces MKIKIKKGDITQINTEAIVNPSNPYCTMGGGLAKQLLEKGGTQIKKEAIKQTPIQIGKAIVTDAGNLPSRYIIHTPTVENPTGKSSEEIISKATKAVIQKSIEKNIKTIAIPGLGTGTGKLPYEKSVKTIYKIIKQTNPDIEITFVYKNKEHGRQLKKHFKKITN; this is translated from the coding sequence ATGAAAATAAAAATAAAAAAAGGTGATATAACACAGATAAATACGGAAGCCATCGTAAATCCATCAAATCCCTACTGCACTATGGGAGGAGGTTTAGCCAAACAGTTATTAGAGAAGGGTGGAACTCAAATAAAAAAAGAAGCAATTAAGCAAACACCAATCCAAATCGGCAAAGCTATAGTTACCGATGCAGGTAACCTACCCTCAAGATACATAATTCACACACCAACAGTTGAAAACCCAACCGGTAAAAGCAGTGAAGAAATAATATCAAAAGCCACAAAAGCAGTGATACAAAAATCAATCGAAAAAAACATAAAAACAATAGCAATACCCGGTTTAGGAACCGGAACAGGAAAACTACCATACGAAAAAAGCGTAAAAACTATCTACAAAATAATAAAACAAACCAACCCAGATATAGAAATCACATTCGTTTATAAAAACAAAGAACACGGCAGACAACTAAAAAAACACTTCAAAAAAATAACTAATTAA
- a CDS encoding NAD(P)/FAD-dependent oxidoreductase: protein MSIYDLIVVGASPAGLQTAIVAAENDLNVLIIEKRSDFSVDPGPADTSFYGFFKKMGFEPKEKYIMHHLDGMRITSALGTTIEINTPGFSIDREKFDKHYLNKSIDCGATAQLGKRVKKIDINNKVSIGMEDGETYNSKLVVISSGTRDKLIEKIGLNTMRYPKDLAKSIQLEMKNVDIPESHFHYYIGKKISPGWKATISPKGDGKASIGSFVRNTDPQKYIDRFLDREMFKDAEIIRKQKGEDQIITIPSQLVGERVMVAGGAGGQAGIPFAMAAGRLAGNVAVRALNQNNLRKESLMEYQDRWRKKYLKYYRLARFSLKTIEKMNDQEIEEVMKALKPINLTKHLQNNRWLTTTGLSIGTKALINNPYLLKHTKKLI from the coding sequence TTGTCAATCTATGATTTAATTGTTGTCGGTGCTAGTCCAGCTGGATTGCAGACCGCTATAGTAGCAGCAGAAAACGATCTCAACGTACTGATTATTGAAAAGAGAAGTGATTTTTCTGTAGACCCCGGACCTGCCGACACTTCTTTCTACGGTTTTTTCAAAAAAATGGGTTTCGAGCCTAAAGAAAAATATATTATGCATCATTTAGATGGAATGCGAATAACATCAGCATTAGGCACCACCATCGAAATTAATACACCTGGTTTCTCTATCGATCGAGAAAAATTTGACAAACATTACTTAAACAAATCGATTGATTGTGGAGCAACTGCACAACTCGGAAAAAGAGTAAAAAAAATCGATATAAACAACAAAGTCTCCATAGGAATGGAAGATGGTGAAACTTACAACTCCAAACTTGTTGTAATATCATCAGGTACAAGAGATAAATTAATAGAGAAAATCGGTTTAAACACAATGCGATACCCCAAAGACCTAGCAAAATCAATACAACTAGAAATGAAAAATGTTGACATACCTGAATCCCATTTCCACTACTATATAGGAAAAAAGATATCACCTGGATGGAAAGCAACAATCTCACCAAAAGGAGACGGAAAAGCAAGTATCGGTTCTTTTGTTAGAAACACAGACCCACAAAAATACATAGACCGTTTCCTAGATAGAGAGATGTTTAAAGACGCAGAAATCATCAGAAAACAAAAAGGAGAAGACCAAATAATAACAATACCAAGCCAGCTAGTAGGAGAGAGAGTAATGGTAGCCGGAGGAGCAGGTGGGCAAGCAGGAATACCCTTCGCAATGGCAGCAGGAAGACTAGCAGGCAATGTAGCAGTCAGAGCACTAAACCAAAACAACCTACGCAAAGAAAGCCTAATGGAATACCAAGACAGATGGCGTAAAAAATACCTAAAATACTATAGACTAGCCCGTTTCTCACTAAAAACAATCGAAAAAATGAACGACCAAGAAATAGAAGAAGTAATGAAAGCATTAAAACCAATCAACCTAACAAAACACCTCCAAAACAATAGATGGCTAACCACAACAGGGCTATCAATAGGTACAAAAGCCCTAATAAACAACCCATACCTACTGAAACACACAAAAAAACTAATCTAA
- a CDS encoding methyltransferase MtaB domain-containing protein has translation MAKYTEMAYDDAEEMVFGEAKEPVTYGHGPQITAGGGQVFGVTKIAPRPGAEARPEKLKTEFRKITKTILQRAVTLGFPTQEIENEWVHQMGENPVEYAQEPAIAQQAAIAEEFADEYGIATATTHTIPDLRVSEKGLRHGQDRESYYPEKVIGSFEIAAENGADVLKIESSGGMELADYGIQRGDIKAFLFGIGYLGSIDMEWLWSQIVDIAQKNNVIPGGDTNCPAANTAMFIAGGYLDQDIARTFSAITRAICAGRTIVAWEQGATGPDKDCGYEGPIVKAIAGKPTVMEGKDCSVAHADLMGNLAAQVCDGWSNESAEFHEEFSGWSSGTWAEAVGYEVSLMNTAKELGEDKTLRDIYMASDRYRSPESYIIAYDNAYKIGEAMVEEGDSYYRRSKAAAIKAAELIEDAQEQGKLQLSAHEKDTLEKVVTDLRALPEDEDKFVEECLNEYGDLPKFNPKNYGL, from the coding sequence ATGGCTAAATATACTGAAATGGCGTATGACGATGCAGAAGAAATGGTGTTCGGAGAAGCAAAAGAACCTGTAACATACGGACACGGCCCACAAATAACCGCAGGAGGCGGCCAAGTATTCGGAGTAACCAAGATCGCACCAAGACCAGGAGCAGAAGCACGACCCGAAAAACTCAAAACAGAATTCCGAAAAATAACCAAAACAATACTACAAAGAGCAGTAACACTAGGCTTCCCAACACAAGAAATAGAAAACGAATGGGTACACCAAATGGGAGAAAACCCAGTAGAATACGCACAAGAACCAGCAATCGCACAACAAGCAGCAATCGCCGAGGAGTTTGCGGACGAATACGGAATAGCAACAGCAACAACACACACAATACCAGACCTAAGAGTCTCCGAAAAAGGACTAAGACACGGACAAGACAGAGAATCATACTACCCAGAAAAAGTAATAGGCAGCTTCGAAATAGCAGCCGAAAACGGAGCAGACGTACTAAAAATAGAATCCTCAGGCGGAATGGAACTAGCCGACTACGGAATACAAAGAGGAGACATAAAAGCATTCCTATTCGGAATCGGATACCTAGGATCAATCGACATGGAATGGCTCTGGAGCCAAATAGTCGACATCGCACAAAAAAACAACGTAATACCCGGAGGAGACACAAACTGCCCAGCAGCAAACACAGCAATGTTCATAGCCGGAGGATACCTAGACCAAGACATAGCAAGAACATTCAGCGCAATCACAAGAGCAATCTGCGCAGGACGAACAATAGTCGCCTGGGAACAAGGAGCAACCGGCCCAGACAAAGACTGCGGATACGAAGGACCAATCGTAAAAGCAATAGCAGGCAAACCAACCGTAATGGAGGGAAAGGATTGCAGTGTTGCGCATGCTGATTTGATGGGTAACCTAGCGGCTCAAGTATGTGACGGATGGTCCAACGAGTCAGCCGAATTCCATGAAGAATTCAGTGGATGGAGCAGCGGAACATGGGCAGAAGCAGTAGGATACGAAGTATCCCTCATGAACACAGCCAAAGAACTAGGAGAAGACAAAACACTAAGAGACATCTACATGGCCTCAGACAGATACAGATCACCAGAAAGCTACATCATTGCATATGACAACGCCTACAAAATAGGAGAAGCTATGGTTGAAGAAGGAGACAGCTACTACAGAAGATCCAAAGCAGCAGCAATCAAAGCAGCCGAACTAATCGAAGACGCACAAGAACAAGGAAAACTCCAACTCAGCGCACACGAAAAAGATACATTAGAGAAAGTAGTCACCGACCTAAGAGCACTACCAGAAGACGAAGACAAATTCGTAGAAGAATGCCTCAACGAATACGGCGACCTACCAAAATTCAACCCCAAAAACTACGGTTTGTAA
- a CDS encoding cobalamin-dependent protein (Presence of a B(12) (cobalamin)-binding domain implies dependence on cobalamin itself, in one of its several forms, or in some unusual lineages, dependence on a cobalamin-like analog.), whose protein sequence is MLDISGISYDNIFNRYDIVAEKEVTPEELFEEMAPKEEPWRTITQKLVFLEEVTDEVEEALNEYDPEDVINKGLIPGMDINGELYARGIYYLPQLIIAGDAMGKGIELCEEAMREAGQERKAKGKVLMHVAEGDPHDIGKDIAAAMLKAQGYEVIDMGRDVPVEDVVDAVKKENPDVLTGTALMTTTQTAFPRVAKRLQEEGLDVAFIGAGGAVNQSFVHSFPMGIFADEAADGPSICEAVKEGKTWEEIREEYDEIVPSAA, encoded by the coding sequence ATGTTAGACATAAGTGGCATAAGCTACGATAATATCTTCAACAGATATGATATCGTAGCAGAGAAGGAAGTCACTCCTGAAGAACTGTTCGAGGAGATGGCGCCCAAAGAAGAACCATGGAGAACAATAACACAAAAACTAGTTTTCCTAGAAGAGGTAACCGACGAAGTAGAGGAAGCTCTAAATGAATATGACCCTGAGGATGTCATAAACAAAGGACTAATCCCAGGAATGGACATCAACGGAGAACTCTATGCAAGAGGAATATACTACCTACCACAACTCATTATCGCAGGAGACGCGATGGGTAAAGGTATAGAACTCTGTGAAGAAGCTATGAGAGAAGCTGGTCAAGAGAGAAAGGCAAAAGGAAAAGTGTTAATGCATGTTGCTGAAGGAGATCCACACGACATAGGAAAAGACATCGCAGCAGCAATGCTCAAAGCACAAGGTTACGAAGTCATTGACATGGGGCGAGACGTACCAGTCGAAGACGTAGTAGACGCAGTCAAGAAAGAAAACCCAGATGTACTTACAGGAACAGCCTTAATGACAACAACACAAACAGCCTTCCCACGAGTAGCCAAAAGACTACAAGAAGAAGGACTTGATGTTGCTTTCATCGGAGCTGGTGGAGCCGTAAACCAATCATTCGTACACAGTTTCCCAATGGGAATATTTGCAGATGAAGCAGCAGACGGACCAAGCATCTGCGAAGCAGTTAAAGAAGGAAAGACTTGGGAAGAAATAAGAGAAGAGTACGACGAAATCGTGCCTTCTGCAGCATAA
- a CDS encoding tRNA (N(6)-L-threonylcarbamoyladenosine(37)-C(2))-methylthiotransferase: MNSIYFETYGCTTNRADTDVMKGIVRASGYRLVESPDKADYVVVNTCTVIDKTEKRMLRRIEELKDKNIIVAGCLASAQPGLIKDIDSQINLLPPERVGDILEHLDGGVCFEKWVAPMEVDGVIGRIQIADGCKGSCSYCITKKARGSLESSSIQEILNRVRSLVGEGVREIQLTAQDTAAYGLDIDKNLPELVEKIIDIEGDFKIRVGMMNPFNTKGIEKEIIDMYRHDKVYNFLHLPLQSGSPKILKKMNRPYSPDYFLNLVDSYKQKVGGSFSTDIITGFPGETKEDFQKTVEIIKKIEPDIINITRYSPRPKTDAYVLEEIESSEKKKRSKKMTQLRKKYGKKNKEKLLGDKRTVLVTKEGKKDTYIGRDRDYNPVVVKNPVKIGGEYKIKIDGYTFAYLTGNKVN, from the coding sequence ATGAATTCGATTTATTTTGAAACTTATGGTTGTACTACTAATCGAGCCGATACAGATGTTATGAAAGGTATAGTAAGGGCGTCGGGATATCGGTTAGTTGAGTCTCCTGATAAAGCTGATTATGTAGTTGTAAATACCTGTACGGTGATTGATAAAACCGAAAAAAGAATGTTGAGACGTATAGAGGAATTGAAAGATAAAAATATTATTGTTGCTGGGTGTCTTGCGTCTGCTCAACCAGGTTTAATCAAAGATATAGACAGTCAGATAAACCTTCTTCCTCCAGAAAGGGTTGGAGATATCTTGGAACATTTAGATGGTGGTGTTTGTTTTGAAAAATGGGTTGCACCGATGGAGGTTGATGGGGTTATTGGTAGAATTCAGATTGCTGATGGTTGCAAGGGCAGTTGTTCTTACTGTATAACAAAAAAAGCTAGAGGAAGTTTAGAAAGCAGTTCTATACAAGAAATATTGAATCGAGTAAGGTCTCTGGTTGGTGAAGGGGTTAGGGAAATTCAGTTAACGGCTCAAGATACTGCTGCATATGGATTGGATATCGATAAAAACCTACCAGAACTCGTGGAAAAAATAATAGATATAGAGGGGGATTTCAAAATAAGAGTTGGGATGATGAATCCTTTCAATACAAAAGGAATTGAAAAAGAAATAATCGATATGTACCGCCATGACAAAGTATACAACTTTCTTCACCTACCACTACAATCAGGTTCACCAAAAATATTGAAAAAAATGAATAGACCATACTCACCAGATTATTTCCTGAACCTTGTGGATAGTTATAAACAAAAGGTTGGTGGGTCATTCTCCACAGACATAATAACTGGTTTCCCGGGGGAAACCAAGGAAGACTTTCAAAAGACAGTTGAAATAATAAAAAAAATAGAACCTGACATAATCAACATAACTAGATATTCTCCTAGACCAAAAACCGATGCATATGTACTTGAAGAGATAGAATCTTCAGAAAAAAAGAAAAGATCCAAAAAAATGACACAACTACGTAAAAAATACGGCAAAAAAAACAAAGAAAAATTATTAGGGGATAAAAGAACTGTTTTAGTCACTAAAGAAGGTAAAAAAGACACTTATATAGGTAGAGACAGAGATTATAATCCAGTTGTCGTTAAAAACCCGGTTAAAATAGGTGGTGAATATAAAATCAAGATAGATGGATATACATTTGCATACCTAACTGGAAATAAAGTAAATTAA
- a CDS encoding phosphatidylglycerophosphatase A, whose protein sequence is MKFNSYKNYLEITGSFKVLSSAPLNGGFCECNKIVNINVDGSQCSNDKPISDSFTEILDLNETNLDSIVGFMTGADVSKFYQGSADIDIGTVHIWITAGIGSSLEKDTNTINIILVTDINLSQTAMANLFIVITEAKSNALRYLEITHDGDLITGTPTDAIAVAKNSKKGDIVKYSGVATPLGKTVYSLVEKGVIEALEKQEGYSVNRPILHKLKEKEIKIEDMTEAAFSLYEGGQYSETEKKAFQNLLKQKCKDENIKSLIESGMYLGRRAKIQNKKDQAYIVADELIGMEIAQYIGGRNALFNFVRYDKEKPGILKKLDNNDIFLDDVIGGLIAGCMTRVYEQK, encoded by the coding sequence ATGAAATTCAATTCATATAAAAATTATCTTGAAATCACGGGTAGTTTCAAAGTTTTAAGTTCTGCTCCACTTAACGGTGGATTTTGTGAATGCAATAAAATAGTTAATATAAATGTAGATGGTAGTCAATGCAGTAACGATAAACCGATTTCCGATAGTTTCACAGAAATCCTTGATTTAAATGAAACAAATCTAGACAGTATTGTTGGTTTCATGACAGGTGCAGATGTATCTAAATTTTACCAAGGATCTGCAGATATCGACATTGGTACAGTCCATATCTGGATTACAGCAGGCATTGGCAGCAGTCTAGAGAAGGATACCAACACTATAAACATAATTCTCGTTACAGATATCAATTTAAGCCAAACAGCAATGGCAAACCTATTCATAGTAATAACTGAAGCAAAGTCAAATGCACTAAGATACCTAGAGATAACACACGATGGAGATCTAATTACCGGAACTCCCACCGATGCTATCGCGGTAGCTAAAAATTCAAAAAAAGGCGATATAGTCAAATATTCAGGTGTCGCAACCCCTTTAGGTAAAACAGTATATAGCTTGGTAGAAAAAGGAGTTATTGAGGCATTAGAAAAACAAGAAGGATACTCAGTCAACCGCCCTATACTACATAAACTAAAAGAAAAAGAAATAAAAATCGAAGATATGACAGAAGCAGCATTCAGTCTATATGAAGGCGGACAGTATTCAGAAACCGAAAAAAAAGCCTTTCAAAATTTATTAAAACAAAAATGTAAAGATGAAAACATCAAATCACTAATAGAATCAGGAATGTATCTCGGAAGACGAGCAAAAATACAAAACAAAAAAGACCAAGCATACATCGTAGCAGACGAACTAATAGGCATGGAAATAGCCCAATACATTGGAGGTAGAAATGCCCTATTCAACTTCGTTCGATATGACAAAGAAAAACCAGGAATATTAAAAAAACTAGACAACAACGACATATTTTTAGATGACGTAATCGGAGGATTAATAGCTGGATGCATGACCCGAGTTTATGAACAAAAATAA
- the npdG gene encoding NADPH-dependent F420 reductase, with translation MKIGFVGGTGHIGKGLALRWGKGSNHEIFIGSRNESRGREAAEEYSRLLDEAGYEHEISGGDNRFAVENSDVVLVCIPYKSVFETMESLSSVFDDQVLISPVVPMFKSEGQFGCDDCCAALDIDNATPEGVRVVSAFHTVPAKPLYEFDNPLECDVIVCGENDAKMVVFDLIDDIDGMRGLDGGDLSVSRLTEAVTPLLLNVSINNDISHPMIKFISP, from the coding sequence ATGAAGATTGGTTTTGTAGGTGGAACTGGACATATTGGTAAAGGACTTGCACTCAGGTGGGGGAAAGGCAGTAACCATGAGATATTTATTGGGTCTCGTAATGAAAGTCGAGGTAGGGAAGCTGCTGAGGAGTACAGCCGGCTTCTTGATGAAGCTGGGTATGAGCATGAGATTAGTGGTGGTGATAATAGGTTTGCTGTTGAAAACAGTGATGTGGTTTTGGTTTGTATTCCATATAAATCGGTTTTTGAGACTATGGAGTCGCTTAGCAGTGTGTTTGATGATCAGGTCTTGATTTCTCCAGTTGTCCCTATGTTTAAGTCGGAAGGCCAGTTTGGTTGTGATGATTGTTGCGCTGCATTAGATATTGATAATGCGACTCCAGAAGGAGTTAGGGTTGTATCTGCTTTTCACACGGTTCCGGCTAAGCCTTTGTATGAGTTTGATAACCCGCTTGAATGTGATGTAATTGTTTGTGGGGAAAACGATGCAAAAATGGTTGTTTTTGATTTAATTGATGATATAGATGGTATGAGAGGGTTGGATGGTGGTGATTTATCTGTATCTAGATTGACTGAAGCTGTTACACCACTTCTTTTGAACGTGTCTATCAATAACGATATAAGCCATCCGATGATTAAGTTCATTTCACCCTGA